One window from the genome of Acuticoccus sp. I52.16.1 encodes:
- a CDS encoding ABC transporter substrate-binding protein gives MGKFTKLLAGTALAAMVATGASAQDKKLESIGISVGLLGNPFFVATIKGIEDRAKEINPDVQVTSVSADYDLNKQVSQIDNFIAAGVDIIMLNAVDAKAIAPAVKRAQNAGITVAAFDVSAPGADVTVMTDNVAAGRKACQYIIDQIGEEGNVIIINGPASSSILDRVEGCKEVFSAHSGINVLSDDQNGQGSREGGLAVMQGLLTRYDDIDAVFAINDPTAIGAQLAAKQLNRDGFIITAVDGAPDIEEELEDESALIKASASQDPYVMAGEALKMGYDAFQGNTPEEDTVLLDPELITAENLESYKGWTDPR, from the coding sequence ATGGGTAAGTTCACCAAGCTGCTCGCCGGCACGGCGCTCGCCGCCATGGTCGCCACCGGCGCCAGCGCGCAGGACAAGAAGCTGGAGTCGATCGGCATCTCCGTCGGCCTCCTCGGCAACCCGTTCTTCGTCGCCACGATCAAGGGCATCGAGGACCGCGCCAAGGAGATCAACCCGGATGTGCAGGTGACCTCGGTCTCGGCCGATTACGACCTCAACAAGCAGGTCAGCCAGATCGACAACTTCATCGCCGCCGGTGTCGACATCATCATGCTGAACGCGGTCGACGCGAAGGCGATCGCCCCGGCGGTGAAGCGCGCGCAGAACGCCGGCATCACCGTCGCCGCGTTCGACGTGTCGGCGCCCGGCGCGGACGTGACCGTGATGACCGACAACGTCGCCGCCGGCCGCAAGGCGTGCCAGTACATCATCGACCAGATCGGCGAAGAGGGGAACGTGATCATCATCAACGGCCCCGCGTCGTCGTCGATCCTCGACCGCGTCGAGGGCTGCAAGGAGGTGTTCTCCGCGCATTCGGGCATCAACGTCCTGTCCGACGACCAGAACGGTCAGGGCTCGCGCGAGGGTGGCCTCGCCGTCATGCAAGGCCTCCTGACGCGCTATGACGACATCGACGCGGTGTTCGCCATCAACGACCCGACCGCGATCGGCGCCCAGCTCGCCGCCAAGCAGCTCAACCGGGACGGCTTCATCATCACCGCGGTGGACGGCGCGCCGGACATCGAGGAGGAGTTGGAGGACGAGAGCGCCCTCATCAAGGCGTCCGCCTCGCAGGACCCGTACGTGATGGCGGGCGAGGCGTTGAAGATGGGCTACGACGCCTTCCAGGGGAACACCCCGGAGGAGGACACCGTGCTCCTCGATCCCGAGCTGATCACGGCGGAGAACCTCGAGTCCTACAAGGGCTGGACGGACCCGCGCTGA
- a CDS encoding ribose ABC transporter permease, with product MTAATKDDTKSGLDRKHQLRVIFTALGMLPVLILLGIGFELLSGKFLTVNNLSIVMQQASINIVLAAGMTFVILTGGIDLSVGSVLAASAMVAVIASLWPDIGMIGIPLALGMGLACGLANGALIAYLNLPPFIVTLGTLTAVRGLARLLGGDTTVFNSDLPFEAIGNGSLFGVPWLAIIAVGVILLSWVILRRTVLGMWIYSIGGNQEAARLTGIKVSLVLLFVYAMSGLMAGLGGVMSAARLYAANGLQLGQAYELDAIAAVILGGTSFVGGVGSIWGTLIGALIIAVLSNGLILTGVSDIWQFIIKGLVIIVAVALDRYRLKGTRA from the coding sequence GTGACCGCAGCGACGAAGGACGACACCAAGAGCGGCCTCGACCGGAAGCACCAGCTGCGCGTGATCTTCACCGCGCTCGGCATGCTGCCGGTGCTGATCCTGCTCGGCATCGGCTTCGAGCTGCTGTCGGGCAAGTTCCTGACGGTCAACAACCTGTCGATCGTCATGCAGCAGGCGTCGATCAACATCGTGCTGGCCGCGGGCATGACCTTCGTCATCCTCACCGGCGGCATCGACCTCTCGGTCGGCTCGGTGCTTGCGGCGTCGGCGATGGTGGCGGTGATCGCCTCGCTGTGGCCCGACATCGGCATGATCGGCATCCCGCTGGCGCTCGGGATGGGCCTCGCCTGCGGCCTCGCCAACGGCGCGCTGATCGCCTACCTCAACCTGCCACCGTTCATCGTCACCTTAGGCACACTCACCGCCGTCCGCGGCCTCGCGCGGCTCCTGGGTGGCGACACCACCGTCTTCAACTCCGACCTTCCGTTCGAGGCGATCGGCAACGGCTCGCTGTTCGGCGTCCCGTGGCTCGCCATCATCGCGGTCGGGGTCATCCTGTTGTCGTGGGTGATCCTGCGCCGAACGGTGCTCGGCATGTGGATCTACTCCATCGGCGGCAACCAGGAGGCGGCCCGGCTGACGGGCATCAAGGTCTCCCTGGTGCTGCTGTTCGTCTACGCCATGTCCGGGCTCATGGCGGGCCTCGGCGGCGTGATGTCCGCCGCGCGTCTCTACGCGGCGAACGGCCTGCAACTCGGCCAGGCCTACGAGCTCGACGCCATCGCCGCCGTCATCCTGGGCGGCACGTCCTTCGTCGGCGGCGTCGGGTCCATCTGGGGCACGCTGATCGGCGCGCTCATCATCGCCGTCCTGTCCAACGGTCTCATCCTGACCGGCGTGTCGGACATCTGGCAGTTCATCATCAAGGGCCTCGTCATCATCGTCGCCGTCGCCCTCGATCGCTACCGCCTCAAGGGCACGAGAGCCTGA
- a CDS encoding sugar ABC transporter ATP-binding protein: protein MTLLDMRSISKTFGPVKALSNVSLQVAAGEVHALMGENGAGKSTLMKILSGAYVADRGGEVLIGGKKVETGDPKVAKANGIAVIYQELALSPNLTVAENIFLGAEPHRGPFIDRREMNRRSRQILTERLGLDFHPAITLGRLSLGERQMVEIARALSTNARLIVMDEPTTALTTRETEKLFDVIAQLKADGIAIIYISHRMEEVYTLADRCTVLRDGELVGTLEKREITAERVVSMMVGRDISTFYKKDHATAVEPGAVVLKVEGLGDGHFVHDCSFEVRHGEVIGIAGLVGSGRTELARLIYGAEKPAAGRVVLDGATLTIASPRHALAHGIAYLTEDRKGLGLFLDMSISENVNIGVLQRDAGTGGLLDSGAAGRRASKAMKSLAIRAPSAKLNTNALSGGNQQKVLLARLLELGPRVVILDEPTRGVDVGAKSEIYRLIDSLARDGIAVIVISSELPEIIGVSDRVLVMREGTIAGEVAPPRGEPILQEEIMAYSTGALGAERRTQGATA, encoded by the coding sequence ATGACGCTTCTGGACATGCGTTCGATCTCCAAGACCTTCGGCCCGGTGAAGGCGCTCTCGAACGTCTCGCTTCAGGTCGCGGCCGGCGAGGTCCACGCGCTGATGGGCGAAAACGGCGCCGGCAAGTCGACCTTGATGAAGATCCTTTCCGGGGCCTACGTGGCCGACCGCGGCGGCGAAGTGCTGATCGGCGGCAAGAAGGTCGAGACCGGGGATCCGAAGGTCGCGAAGGCCAACGGCATCGCCGTCATCTACCAGGAGCTGGCGCTGTCGCCCAACCTCACGGTGGCGGAAAACATCTTCCTCGGCGCGGAGCCGCACCGCGGGCCCTTCATCGACCGGCGCGAGATGAACCGCCGCTCGCGCCAGATCCTGACCGAGCGTCTCGGCCTGGACTTCCATCCCGCGATCACGCTCGGGCGCCTGTCGCTCGGCGAGCGGCAGATGGTGGAGATCGCCCGCGCCCTTTCGACCAACGCCCGCCTCATCGTCATGGACGAGCCGACGACGGCGCTCACAACGCGCGAGACCGAGAAGCTGTTCGACGTCATCGCCCAGCTGAAGGCCGACGGGATCGCCATCATCTACATCTCCCACCGCATGGAGGAGGTGTACACGCTGGCCGACCGTTGCACCGTGCTGCGCGACGGCGAGCTGGTCGGAACGCTGGAAAAGCGTGAGATCACCGCCGAGCGGGTCGTTTCGATGATGGTCGGGCGCGACATCTCCACCTTCTACAAGAAGGACCACGCCACGGCGGTCGAGCCGGGCGCGGTGGTCCTGAAGGTCGAGGGACTGGGCGACGGGCACTTCGTCCACGACTGCTCGTTCGAGGTGCGGCATGGCGAGGTGATCGGCATCGCCGGCCTCGTCGGCTCGGGGCGCACCGAGCTGGCGCGGCTCATCTACGGTGCCGAGAAGCCGGCGGCCGGCCGCGTCGTCCTGGACGGCGCGACGTTGACCATCGCTTCGCCGCGTCACGCGCTGGCGCACGGCATCGCCTATCTCACCGAGGACCGCAAAGGCCTCGGCCTCTTCCTCGACATGTCGATCTCCGAGAACGTCAACATCGGCGTGTTGCAGCGGGACGCCGGCACCGGCGGGCTCCTGGACTCCGGCGCCGCCGGCCGGCGCGCGAGCAAGGCCATGAAGTCCCTCGCGATCCGTGCCCCCAGCGCCAAGCTGAACACCAACGCCCTGTCGGGCGGCAACCAGCAGAAGGTGCTGCTGGCGCGCCTCCTGGAGCTGGGACCCCGCGTCGTCATCCTCGACGAGCCGACCCGCGGCGTCGACGTCGGCGCCAAGTCCGAGATCTACCGCCTGATCGACAGTCTGGCGCGCGACGGGATCGCCGTCATCGTCATCTCGTCGGAGCTGCCGGAGATCATCGGCGTGTCGGACCGCGTGCTCGTGATGCGCGAGGGGACGATCGCCGGCGAGGTGGCCCCGCCACGCGGCGAGCCGATCCTGCAGGAGGAGATCATGGCCTATTCGACGGGCGCCCTCGGCGCCGAGCGCCGCACCCAAGGAGCGACAGCGTGA
- a CDS encoding DeoR/GlpR family DNA-binding transcription regulator yields MSDLERQQSIVELLSSQTFVSVRDLQQTLGVSAATVRRDIDKLNEAGVARKVYGGVAALEDNLWRRPPSALPFVENRDLAVEQKRAIAAAAEGLVRDGSSVIVHAGSTCFTFGCRLALRNVRVFTNSMPLAAYLAEHGTCHLTVGGGDIHREPGILFDPVPGPTHYAAQFYVGALGVSGEGILEQHPLLVRFVKEMSERANEIIVLVDSSKFALRPPVVALPMSRITTLVTDDGITPAHERMVREEGVNLIVAETSARPQ; encoded by the coding sequence ATGAGCGACCTTGAGCGGCAACAGTCGATCGTCGAGCTGTTGTCATCACAGACTTTCGTGTCGGTGCGCGACTTGCAGCAGACGCTCGGCGTCTCCGCGGCCACCGTCCGGCGCGATATCGACAAGCTGAACGAGGCCGGTGTCGCGCGCAAAGTCTATGGCGGTGTCGCCGCGCTGGAGGACAACCTGTGGCGCCGCCCGCCCTCGGCGCTGCCCTTCGTCGAAAATCGCGACCTCGCCGTCGAGCAGAAGCGTGCCATCGCCGCGGCTGCCGAGGGGCTGGTGCGCGACGGCTCGTCGGTCATCGTCCACGCCGGGTCGACCTGCTTCACCTTCGGCTGCCGGCTGGCGCTGCGCAACGTGCGCGTCTTCACCAACTCGATGCCGCTGGCGGCCTATCTCGCCGAGCACGGCACCTGTCATCTCACCGTCGGCGGCGGCGACATCCATCGCGAGCCGGGCATCCTGTTCGATCCCGTCCCCGGACCGACGCACTATGCGGCGCAGTTCTACGTCGGCGCGCTCGGCGTCTCGGGTGAGGGAATCCTCGAGCAGCACCCGCTGCTGGTGCGGTTCGTGAAGGAGATGAGCGAGCGGGCGAACGAGATCATCGTCCTCGTCGACTCGTCGAAATTCGCCCTGCGTCCGCCCGTCGTGGCCCTGCCGATGTCGCGCATCACCACGCTCGTCACCGACGACGGCATCACCCCCGCGCACGAGCGGATGGTGCGTGAAGAGGGCGTCAACCTGATCGTCGCCGAAACCAGCGCGAGGCCCCAATGA